A DNA window from Methylocystis heyeri contains the following coding sequences:
- a CDS encoding lysophospholipid acyltransferase family protein, which translates to MKPLAARAARRLIAGFARAVTGVSADWRGCRPEPQQRVYFANHASHGDFVLIWTVLPPELRRITRPVAAAELWDRPGIGGFIGREVFRAVPIDRDAHRAGAAMAAMSTALNEGASLILFPEGTRNTGEEPLLPLRSGLFHLAKAFPHIDFVPVWIDNISRVMPKGEFLPIPLLCSVTFGEPLAIDPAEERSAFLERARGALLALKPEALVE; encoded by the coding sequence ATGAAACCTCTCGCCGCCCGTGCTGCCCGACGCCTTATTGCGGGCTTCGCGCGCGCCGTCACCGGCGTCTCGGCCGATTGGCGCGGCTGCCGTCCGGAGCCGCAGCAGCGGGTCTATTTCGCCAACCACGCCAGCCATGGCGATTTCGTGCTGATCTGGACGGTGCTGCCGCCGGAGCTGCGCCGGATCACGCGGCCGGTCGCGGCGGCGGAGCTATGGGACAGGCCGGGGATCGGCGGCTTCATCGGACGCGAAGTGTTCCGGGCCGTGCCGATCGATCGGGACGCGCATCGTGCCGGCGCCGCAATGGCGGCGATGTCGACGGCGCTCAATGAGGGCGCCTCGCTGATCCTCTTTCCCGAGGGCACGCGCAACACGGGAGAAGAGCCGCTCCTGCCGCTGCGATCGGGCCTCTTTCACCTCGCCAAGGCCTTTCCGCACATCGATTTCGTGCCGGTGTGGATCGACAATATCTCCCGGGTTATGCCCAAAGGCGAATTCCTGCCCATCCCGCTTCTTTGCAGCGTCACCTTCGGCGAGCCGCTCGCTATCGATCCGGCGGAGGAGCGCTCCGCATTTCTCGAACGCGCGCGCGGCGCTCTGCTCGCACTGAAGCCGGAGGCTCTCGTCGAGTGA
- a CDS encoding phosphatase PAP2/dual specificity phosphatase family protein, which yields MTALESKTEEPRPARPFRGAAIALAGLGTFFYASYGFSNWITGLRAEVPSVVFDWEKAIPFLAWTIIPYWTTNILYAGSMFLCSTERELSIHTRRLLAIQLVAVGCFLAFPLKVIWTKPDTSGTFGLLFESLGSFDRPFNQAPSLHVALTVALSALYLRYLPRAFFGPFLAWSGLVVASTLTTFQHHFIDLPTGALLGFLALWTWPMQGASPLSEIRLAAAPDRVALALRYGLGALLLAAIAAQLRGAALWLLWPAASLLMVSLAYGALGPRAFAKDVDGRMSFSARILFAPYLIGVFVNSRLWTRGEPRRVEVTGGVFLGRVPAAGDLDGVATVIDLCAEYSRPPGDVVWRAFPSLDLVAPDVDLLRRAADAIETSARPTLVVCALGYGRSVAALAVWLVRSQRAKTIAEALDRLRRVRPRLAPRPAQIAAMKEAAHG from the coding sequence GTGACGGCCCTCGAATCGAAGACTGAGGAACCTCGCCCTGCGCGGCCGTTCCGCGGCGCCGCCATCGCGCTCGCCGGCCTCGGGACGTTCTTCTATGCGAGCTACGGCTTCTCCAACTGGATCACTGGATTGCGGGCCGAGGTTCCCTCGGTCGTGTTCGATTGGGAAAAGGCCATCCCCTTTCTCGCCTGGACCATCATCCCCTATTGGACCACCAATATCCTCTACGCCGGATCTATGTTCCTTTGCTCCACAGAGCGGGAACTCTCCATTCACACACGCCGGCTGCTCGCCATACAGCTCGTCGCCGTCGGCTGTTTCCTCGCCTTCCCGTTGAAGGTCATCTGGACCAAGCCCGATACTTCCGGGACTTTTGGCCTTCTCTTCGAAAGCCTCGGCTCCTTCGACCGCCCGTTCAACCAGGCGCCGTCGCTGCATGTGGCTTTGACCGTGGCGCTCTCCGCGCTTTATCTGCGCTATCTGCCGCGTGCGTTCTTTGGGCCTTTCCTGGCCTGGTCGGGCCTTGTGGTGGCTTCGACCCTCACCACTTTCCAGCATCATTTCATCGATCTGCCGACCGGAGCGCTGCTCGGCTTCCTGGCCTTGTGGACCTGGCCGATGCAGGGCGCCTCGCCGCTTTCCGAAATCCGCCTCGCTGCGGCTCCGGATCGCGTCGCGCTGGCGCTCCGATATGGCCTCGGCGCGCTTCTCCTCGCCGCCATCGCGGCCCAGCTTCGAGGAGCCGCCCTGTGGCTGCTGTGGCCGGCGGCGTCGCTGCTCATGGTTTCGCTCGCTTATGGCGCGCTTGGCCCGCGCGCCTTCGCCAAAGACGTCGACGGGCGCATGAGCTTTTCCGCGCGCATCCTCTTTGCGCCCTATCTCATCGGCGTTTTCGTCAATTCGCGCCTGTGGACGCGCGGCGAGCCGCGGCGGGTGGAGGTCACAGGCGGCGTTTTCCTCGGCCGAGTTCCGGCGGCGGGCGATCTCGACGGCGTCGCCACGGTGATCGACCTTTGCGCCGAATATTCGCGGCCCCCGGGCGATGTCGTCTGGCGCGCCTTTCCGAGCCTCGATCTCGTCGCGCCTGATGTCGATCTGCTGCGCCGCGCCGCCGACGCTATTGAGACATCAGCCCGGCCCACTCTCGTCGTCTGCGCGCTCGGCTATGGCCGCAGCGTGGCGGCGCTGGCGGTATGGCTGGTTCGCTCGCAGCGCGCGAAGACGATCGCGGAAGCGCTCGATCGACTGCGGCGCGTCCGTCCGCGGCTCGCGCCGCGCCCGGCGCAGATCGCCGCAATGAAAGAGGCCGCGCATGGCTGA
- a CDS encoding bifunctional alpha/beta hydrolase/class I SAM-dependent methyltransferase translates to MTRIGEDDRFTTHDGVELFYRRWAATTERRRGAVVLFHRGHEHGARMAHLVDELDLPDFDFYAWDARGHGLSPGARGHSPSFSHSVRDVETFVSHIEQEHGVARADMAVVAQSVGAVVAATWAHDYAPRIRALVLAAPAFSVKLYVPLARPGLQLLRRLRGNFDVNSYLKSRFLTHDPARRESFDADPLISRAISVDILLGLYEAGERVAADARAITIPTQVLVAGADFVVRSGPQHAFFVGLASGAKERKIYPGLYHDLLGERDRAPVIADIRRFVLDRFAEPLETVDLRWADRVGYTRDEADQLASPLPALSLRGLWWSAYRANLKLGGLLSEGIKLGHATGFDSGSTLDYVYRDTAQGVGVLGRAIDRAYLDATGWRGIRQRKLNVEELIRIALTRLRADGAAARVVDIAAGHGRYVLEALISGVVRPESILLRDYSELNVAAGSKLIAEKGLADIARFERGDAFDGADLAALSSRPTLAIVSGLYELFPDNALVARSLGGLGRAVPPGGFLVYTGQPWHPQLEMIARALTSHRAGQAWVMRRRTQAEMDQLVAAAGFRKIEQRIDPWGIFTVSLAVREAEEA, encoded by the coding sequence ATGACGCGCATTGGTGAAGACGACCGCTTCACGACCCATGACGGGGTCGAACTATTCTATCGCCGCTGGGCGGCGACGACCGAGCGGCGCCGTGGCGCAGTGGTCCTTTTCCATCGCGGTCACGAGCATGGCGCGCGCATGGCCCATCTCGTCGACGAACTCGATCTGCCCGATTTCGATTTCTACGCCTGGGACGCCCGCGGCCATGGCCTCTCGCCCGGCGCGCGCGGCCATTCGCCCTCCTTCTCCCACAGCGTGCGGGATGTCGAGACATTTGTCTCCCATATCGAGCAGGAGCATGGAGTGGCGCGCGCCGACATGGCTGTGGTCGCGCAATCGGTTGGCGCGGTTGTCGCCGCAACCTGGGCGCATGACTATGCGCCGCGGATTCGCGCGCTGGTCCTCGCGGCGCCCGCCTTTTCGGTCAAGCTCTATGTGCCCTTGGCGCGGCCGGGGCTGCAACTGCTGCGCCGCTTGCGCGGAAATTTCGACGTCAATTCCTATCTGAAGTCGCGCTTCCTCACCCATGATCCGGCAAGACGAGAAAGTTTCGACGCCGATCCGCTGATCTCGCGCGCCATTTCAGTCGATATTCTGCTTGGGCTCTATGAGGCCGGCGAGCGCGTAGCGGCGGATGCGCGAGCGATCACAATCCCGACGCAGGTTCTGGTAGCCGGCGCCGATTTCGTCGTCCGCTCGGGACCGCAACATGCGTTTTTCGTCGGGCTCGCAAGCGGCGCCAAGGAGAGAAAGATCTATCCCGGCCTCTATCACGATTTGCTGGGCGAGCGCGATCGCGCTCCCGTCATCGCCGATATTCGCCGCTTTGTGCTCGATCGCTTCGCCGAGCCGTTGGAGACGGTCGACCTTCGCTGGGCCGATCGCGTCGGCTATACGCGCGACGAAGCCGACCAGTTGGCGTCTCCACTCCCGGCGCTGTCGCTGCGCGGCCTGTGGTGGTCGGCGTATCGCGCCAATCTGAAATTGGGCGGCCTCCTCTCCGAAGGGATAAAACTGGGCCACGCCACCGGATTCGATTCCGGCTCTACTCTTGATTATGTCTATCGCGACACAGCCCAGGGCGTCGGCGTCCTCGGCCGCGCGATAGATCGCGCCTATCTGGACGCGACCGGCTGGCGCGGAATCCGGCAGCGAAAGCTCAATGTGGAAGAATTGATCCGCATTGCGCTCACCCGGCTGCGGGCGGATGGCGCGGCGGCGCGAGTGGTCGACATCGCCGCCGGCCATGGGCGCTATGTGCTGGAGGCGCTGATCTCGGGCGTCGTGCGGCCCGAGTCGATCCTGCTGCGCGATTATTCCGAGCTCAATGTCGCCGCGGGCTCGAAGCTGATCGCCGAAAAAGGGCTCGCCGACATCGCCCGCTTCGAGCGCGGCGACGCCTTCGACGGCGCGGATCTCGCCGCCCTCTCGTCCCGCCCGACCCTCGCCATCGTCTCGGGGCTCTATGAGCTCTTCCCCGATAATGCGCTGGTCGCCCGTTCGCTGGGCGGCCTCGGCCGCGCCGTGCCCCCCGGCGGATTTCTCGTCTACACCGGCCAGCCCTGGCATCCCCAGCTCGAAATGATCGCCCGCGCGCTCACGTCACACCGTGCGGGGCAGGCCTGGGTGATGCGGCGGCGGACCCAAGCGGAGATGGACCAGTTGGTCGCCGCCGCGGGATTCCGTAAGATCGAGCAGCGCATCGACCCCTGGGGCATATTCACCGTATCGCTGGCGGTGCGCGAAGCGGAGGAGGCGTGA
- a CDS encoding CDP-alcohol phosphatidyltransferase family protein, with protein MTLYALKPRFQALLRPIAARAVARGVTANQVTVTTAALSCLLGALLAWSSHPGLFLLLPLWLFTRMALNAIDGMMAREFGQKSRLGAYLNEICDVVSDAALILPFAAVTPFGPSWIVAVAFLAALSEYAGVMGPLAGASRRYDGPFGKSDRAFAFGALGAAIGLFGRLPGWADWLMPIFALLLIITTANRIRRGVAEAEPRQDAA; from the coding sequence ATGACCCTTTATGCGCTGAAGCCGCGGTTCCAGGCGCTTTTGCGGCCGATTGCGGCGCGGGCCGTCGCGCGTGGCGTCACCGCCAATCAAGTCACCGTGACGACCGCCGCGCTCTCTTGCCTGCTCGGCGCGCTCCTGGCCTGGAGCAGCCACCCCGGTCTCTTTCTCCTTCTGCCGCTTTGGCTCTTCACGCGCATGGCGCTCAACGCCATCGACGGCATGATGGCGCGCGAGTTTGGGCAAAAGTCGCGGCTCGGCGCCTATCTCAACGAAATCTGCGACGTCGTCTCCGACGCCGCCCTCATCCTGCCCTTCGCCGCTGTGACGCCCTTCGGTCCCTCGTGGATAGTCGCGGTCGCATTTCTGGCAGCTCTTTCCGAATATGCCGGCGTGATGGGGCCGCTCGCCGGGGCCAGTCGTCGCTATGACGGCCCCTTCGGCAAGAGCGACCGCGCGTTCGCCTTCGGGGCTCTCGGAGCCGCTATCGGCCTCTTCGGGCGCCTGCCAGGCTGGGCCGATTGGCTGATGCCGATCTTCGCCCTTCTGCTTATCATCACGACCGCCAATCGCATCCGTCGCGGCGTGGCCGAGGCTGAACCCCGACAGGACGCCGCATGA
- a CDS encoding TolC family protein, whose product MAQNRTAKLLQRPLSASAAVEVALLSNRGLQAAYNRLGVEDALRARESLPPNPTIAFSRVAGSLSSEIEAAVAADILALATLPARTEIADERFEAAKLEAAEATMRTGAEARRAWIRAVGAREKIRALEQAAKAAESAAKFADELGQTGAMNKLDQSRNQVFYAEVTTQLAGARQQALAERERLIRALGLWGSSLSFTLPDALPAPPAQPRELPAIEHEAVDRRLDLQVARKRLSVLAKSLGLTQSTRFVDLFELAARGKITRENVNGERVNFNDPGVGAVIEIPIFDLGETRLREAEQRWLESLNLLAEKAVNVRSQAREAYRNYRAAHEIARHQTREILPLYETITRESLRRYNAMLVDVFALIDSARRRMVATAAAIDAKRDFWLADVELQTAVIGGGRDPADKTASAAPASEAGGDQP is encoded by the coding sequence GTGGCCCAGAACCGAACAGCGAAGCTGTTGCAGCGCCCGTTGAGCGCTTCGGCCGCCGTCGAGGTCGCGCTGCTTTCGAACCGGGGGCTGCAGGCCGCCTATAACCGTCTCGGCGTCGAGGATGCCCTGAGAGCACGTGAAAGCCTGCCGCCGAATCCCACCATCGCCTTTTCTCGGGTCGCCGGGAGTCTCTCGTCGGAAATCGAGGCCGCCGTGGCCGCCGACATTCTCGCTCTGGCGACCTTGCCTGCGCGCACCGAGATCGCAGACGAGCGCTTCGAAGCCGCAAAGCTGGAGGCGGCCGAGGCCACGATGCGAACCGGCGCCGAGGCGCGCCGCGCATGGATTCGAGCCGTGGGAGCGCGGGAGAAAATTCGCGCGCTCGAACAGGCGGCGAAGGCGGCGGAGAGCGCCGCCAAATTCGCCGACGAGCTCGGCCAGACCGGCGCGATGAACAAGCTCGACCAATCGCGCAACCAGGTCTTCTACGCCGAAGTCACGACGCAGCTCGCGGGCGCCCGGCAGCAGGCGCTCGCCGAACGAGAGAGGCTCATTCGCGCTCTCGGGCTGTGGGGTTCGAGCCTCTCTTTCACGCTGCCCGATGCCCTTCCGGCGCCGCCAGCGCAGCCGCGCGAGCTTCCCGCTATCGAGCACGAAGCCGTCGACCGCCGGCTTGATCTGCAGGTCGCCCGAAAGCGCCTTTCAGTGCTGGCGAAGTCGCTCGGGCTCACCCAATCGACGCGCTTCGTCGATCTTTTCGAATTGGCGGCGCGGGGCAAGATCACGCGCGAAAACGTCAACGGCGAGCGCGTGAATTTCAACGATCCCGGCGTCGGCGCCGTCATCGAAATTCCGATCTTCGATCTCGGTGAGACGCGCCTGCGCGAAGCCGAGCAGCGCTGGCTGGAGTCCTTGAACCTTCTCGCCGAAAAAGCGGTCAATGTGCGGTCACAGGCGCGCGAGGCCTATCGCAATTATCGCGCGGCCCATGAAATCGCGCGCCATCAGACCCGCGAGATCCTTCCGCTCTACGAGACGATCACCCGGGAATCGCTGCGCCGTTACAATGCGATGCTGGTCGATGTGTTCGCCCTTATCGACAGCGCCCGGCGCCGCATGGTCGCGACCGCCGCCGCCATCGACGCCAAGCGGGATTTCTGGCTCGCGGACGTCGAGCTGCAGACCGCCGTGATCGGCGGCGGACGCGACCCTGCCGATAAGACAGCATCCGCCGCGCCGGCTTCCGAGGCGGGAGGTGACCAGCCATGA
- a CDS encoding multicopper oxidase family protein: MISRRAFVKSAVAMAASAVSGRAGAAAVPEAPRMTSVVTQPPLAPSSGPDYRPVVTLNGWSLPFRMNNGWKEFHLVAEPVTRELAPGMKANLWGYNGTSPGPTIETVQGDKVRIYVTNKLPEHTAVHWHGVLLPAGMDGVGGVTQPHIPPGKTFVYEFETRESGSFMYHPHSDEMVQMAMGMMGMFVVHPRDPDFMRVDRDFVFMMSAYRIDPGASLPHVSEMTDFNLWTWNSRVFPGIDPMPVRRGDRVRLRMANLTMTNHPIHMHGHHFEVTGTDGGWVKESARWPESTSDVPVGVIRAIEFQADNPGDWPIHCHKSHHTMNAMGHGVRNFLGVKPKPALAKAVAKLAPGYMPMGSTGMAEMAEMAMPGPANTLPMMAGQGQFGPAEMGGMFSIIKIRENMSANDYRDPGGYDHPAGTVAHEVEDASAGKTSSEPASGAIEGAPPHGHEHHH; the protein is encoded by the coding sequence ATGATCTCCAGACGCGCTTTTGTGAAGTCCGCCGTCGCCATGGCCGCCTCGGCCGTGAGCGGGCGCGCGGGCGCCGCCGCCGTTCCTGAAGCGCCGCGCATGACCAGCGTCGTCACCCAGCCGCCTTTGGCTCCCTCGAGCGGCCCGGATTACAGACCCGTCGTCACGCTCAACGGCTGGTCCCTGCCCTTTCGGATGAACAATGGCTGGAAGGAGTTTCATCTCGTCGCGGAACCGGTGACGCGCGAGCTCGCGCCCGGCATGAAGGCGAATCTGTGGGGCTATAACGGAACCTCGCCCGGGCCGACGATAGAAACCGTGCAAGGCGACAAGGTCCGCATCTATGTCACCAACAAACTGCCGGAGCACACAGCGGTGCATTGGCATGGCGTGCTTCTGCCCGCAGGCATGGACGGCGTCGGCGGCGTCACCCAGCCGCATATCCCGCCAGGGAAAACCTTCGTCTATGAGTTCGAAACCAGGGAAAGCGGGAGCTTCATGTATCATCCGCACTCCGACGAAATGGTTCAAATGGCGATGGGCATGATGGGCATGTTCGTCGTGCATCCGCGCGATCCGGACTTCATGCGCGTCGACCGCGATTTCGTCTTCATGATGAGCGCCTATCGCATCGATCCCGGCGCTTCTCTTCCGCATGTCTCCGAGATGACCGACTTCAATCTCTGGACCTGGAACAGCCGGGTTTTTCCCGGCATCGATCCCATGCCCGTGCGTCGCGGCGACCGGGTGCGCCTGCGCATGGCCAATCTCACCATGACAAATCATCCCATTCATATGCACGGACATCACTTTGAAGTGACCGGCACGGACGGGGGATGGGTGAAGGAATCCGCGCGCTGGCCGGAATCGACCAGCGACGTGCCGGTCGGAGTCATTCGCGCCATCGAGTTCCAGGCGGACAACCCCGGCGACTGGCCGATCCACTGCCATAAGTCGCATCACACCATGAACGCCATGGGCCATGGCGTGCGCAATTTTCTGGGCGTGAAGCCCAAACCGGCGCTGGCCAAAGCCGTGGCGAAGCTCGCCCCGGGTTATATGCCGATGGGCTCGACCGGCATGGCCGAAATGGCTGAGATGGCGATGCCGGGGCCTGCAAACACTCTGCCGATGATGGCGGGCCAGGGGCAGTTCGGGCCGGCGGAAATGGGCGGCATGTTCTCCATAATCAAAATCCGCGAGAATATGTCCGCAAACGATTACCGCGATCCCGGCGGCTACGACCATCCTGCCGGAACCGTCGCCCATGAGGTGGAAGACGCCAGCGCGGGGAAGACTTCGTCCGAGCCTGCTTCGGGCGCGATCGAGGGCGCTCCGCCTCATGGGCACGAGCATCATCATTGA
- a CDS encoding TonB-dependent siderophore receptor, whose product MFRNVFMRGVSAGVVSIAFPTLQAKAQESLPAIEIGAQQSASPTGPTDGPIPANFLPGGPNDPAAYSKPDTTTATKTDTPIMQTPFSVQIVPQQVLQDQQVVVLDQALQNVSAVTPVTNGLLQNGYNIRGFTTYEYYLDGVRVNTFYTPPSREMADIQQVEVLKGPASILYGRLEPGGLVNLVPKQPMSEPHAELQQQIGSYGFYRTTLDMTGPVTTDRSLLYRFDMAYENADSFRDMDHSYRIFVAPRLRWAPTQDTQVNLYAEFFNGRDPVDLGIPTVGNYLAPVPISRSFGAPDSALNTNSDLRVGYNWSHNFNKDWKITQRFDANYRDVPSMAVVPLGADPTNCTLWSCPVPRIINANPDVRIQNYFASADVTGRFETLGLSHELLAGADYYSNHSIVSNLLNFSTVPGTDLFSPVYTPNLRYLLATPDTATSGVTDQSWYGLYVQDQLTLPYDFHMLAGFRYDNATAGNYSLATIPAPPSESSSFQHETALKPRFGLLWQPIPQLSFYGDYVENFGLSNPQNPLQSVLPPTSARQWEAGVKTDLLDGRFMTTVAWFDIVKNNVATPSPDPTLAAQGIQVATGAVRNTGVEMDFKGQVTPELKVIGSYAMINSAIIADNGGNVGNRLFGVPRKSGSLWAVYEPQAHALKGLAFGAGLYGQTNVEIDNANSFTLPGYITVNMMGRYKLVVAGRDVTFQLNVNNMLNKGYYLASGSSVGIFPGAPRSFLGSLKVEF is encoded by the coding sequence ATGTTCCGCAATGTCTTCATGCGCGGCGTTTCCGCCGGCGTAGTCTCCATCGCATTTCCCACCTTGCAGGCCAAAGCGCAAGAATCCTTGCCCGCCATCGAAATTGGGGCGCAGCAATCTGCAAGCCCGACTGGCCCGACGGACGGCCCCATTCCGGCGAACTTTTTGCCGGGCGGGCCAAATGATCCCGCGGCCTACAGCAAGCCGGATACGACCACCGCCACCAAGACCGACACCCCGATCATGCAGACTCCGTTCAGCGTGCAAATTGTGCCGCAGCAGGTGCTTCAGGATCAGCAGGTCGTCGTTCTCGATCAAGCCCTGCAAAATGTCAGCGCGGTGACTCCGGTCACAAATGGACTTTTGCAAAACGGCTATAATATACGCGGCTTCACAACCTATGAGTATTACCTCGACGGCGTGCGCGTAAACACGTTCTATACGCCGCCGTCTCGCGAGATGGCGGATATTCAGCAAGTGGAAGTGCTGAAAGGGCCGGCGTCGATTTTGTACGGACGACTGGAGCCGGGCGGGTTGGTCAATCTCGTTCCCAAGCAACCCATGAGCGAACCACATGCGGAGCTGCAGCAGCAGATCGGTTCCTATGGGTTCTACCGCACCACGCTAGATATGACCGGCCCCGTCACGACGGATCGCAGCCTGCTTTATCGTTTCGACATGGCCTATGAAAACGCGGACTCTTTCCGCGACATGGATCACAGCTACCGGATTTTCGTGGCCCCGCGACTGCGGTGGGCGCCGACGCAAGATACGCAAGTCAATTTATACGCGGAATTTTTCAATGGCCGAGACCCGGTCGATCTCGGGATTCCGACGGTCGGCAATTATCTTGCGCCGGTTCCGATTTCCCGCAGTTTCGGCGCGCCGGACAGCGCCCTGAACACCAATTCGGATCTGCGCGTCGGCTACAATTGGTCGCATAATTTCAACAAGGACTGGAAGATCACCCAGCGTTTCGACGCCAACTACCGGGATGTTCCCTCAATGGCTGTCGTGCCGCTGGGCGCCGATCCGACCAATTGCACGCTTTGGTCGTGCCCTGTGCCGAGGATCATCAACGCAAATCCAGACGTCAGGATACAAAATTATTTCGCCAGCGCCGACGTTACCGGGCGCTTCGAAACTTTGGGTCTGTCTCATGAGCTGCTGGCTGGAGCCGATTATTACAGCAACCATAGCATCGTCTCCAACCTGCTGAATTTTTCAACCGTCCCCGGCACTGATTTATTCAGTCCGGTCTACACGCCAAATCTGCGTTATCTGCTGGCGACGCCAGATACGGCGACCAGCGGCGTGACGGATCAAAGCTGGTATGGACTCTATGTCCAGGACCAACTGACGCTCCCCTATGATTTTCATATGCTGGCCGGATTCCGCTACGACAACGCGACCGCGGGCAATTATTCGCTTGCCACCATTCCGGCGCCGCCGAGCGAATCCAGTTCGTTTCAGCATGAAACTGCGCTCAAGCCGCGCTTCGGCCTGCTGTGGCAGCCGATCCCCCAGCTGAGCTTCTACGGCGACTACGTCGAAAACTTCGGATTGTCGAACCCGCAAAACCCCCTTCAATCGGTACTGCCCCCAACCAGCGCGAGGCAGTGGGAGGCCGGAGTCAAAACCGACCTGCTCGATGGCCGCTTCATGACCACGGTGGCCTGGTTCGACATCGTGAAAAACAACGTCGCCACTCCCAGTCCTGATCCGACGCTTGCTGCGCAGGGAATTCAGGTCGCGACCGGCGCGGTGAGAAACACCGGCGTGGAAATGGATTTCAAGGGTCAGGTGACCCCAGAGCTGAAGGTCATAGGCAGCTACGCCATGATCAACTCCGCCATCATTGCAGACAATGGCGGCAATGTCGGCAACCGTCTGTTTGGCGTTCCGCGGAAAAGCGGCAGCCTTTGGGCGGTTTATGAGCCCCAGGCGCATGCGTTGAAAGGATTGGCCTTCGGCGCAGGTCTCTACGGACAGACCAATGTGGAAATCGACAACGCCAACAGCTTCACCTTGCCGGGCTATATTACCGTCAACATGATGGGGCGATACAAGCTCGTTGTCGCCGGGCGCGACGTCACCTTTCAGCTCAACGTCAACAACATGCTGAATAAGGGCTATTACCTCGCCAGCGGAAGCAGCGTCGGCATATTCCCGGGCGCGCCCCGCAGCTTCCTCGGCTCGCTCAAAGTGGAGTTTTGA
- a CDS encoding response regulator: MRILLVEDHEELAHEIRRRMESSGFAVDRVATFQDAMTALWSQQYPVVVLDRRLPDGDGLSIIPDIRRRQPGCRVLVLTALDAVDERINGLDAGADDYLTKPFDLDEMMARIRASLRRPGGDAAPPITIGELSFDLRSRNISIAGKPVILHQRELALLEGLLRRAGRIVERETLLSEIWGLDGEVQSHALTIIVSRLRSRLEKLGARVEINMVRGVGYFISEVEK; the protein is encoded by the coding sequence ATGCGAATTTTACTGGTTGAAGATCATGAAGAGTTGGCGCACGAAATTCGGCGGCGCATGGAAAGTTCGGGCTTCGCCGTCGACCGGGTCGCCACCTTCCAAGACGCCATGACCGCGCTGTGGTCGCAGCAGTACCCCGTGGTCGTATTGGATCGGCGGCTGCCGGACGGCGACGGCCTTTCGATTATCCCCGACATCAGACGCCGCCAGCCCGGCTGTCGCGTATTGGTGTTGACCGCTCTCGACGCGGTGGACGAAAGGATCAACGGCCTCGACGCCGGCGCCGACGACTATCTCACGAAGCCCTTCGACCTCGACGAGATGATGGCCCGGATACGCGCCAGCTTGCGCCGGCCGGGGGGCGACGCGGCGCCGCCGATTACGATAGGCGAGCTTTCCTTCGACCTCCGCAGCAGGAACATTTCCATTGCGGGCAAGCCCGTAATTCTCCACCAGCGGGAACTGGCGTTGCTGGAAGGACTCCTGCGTCGCGCGGGCAGAATCGTCGAGCGCGAAACCCTGCTGTCGGAAATCTGGGGACTGGACGGCGAGGTTCAATCGCACGCTTTGACCATTATCGTATCTCGATTGCGCTCGCGCCTCGAAAAGCTGGGCGCCCGGGTCGAGATCAACATGGTCCGCGGGGTCGGCTATTTCATCTCCGAGGTCGAAAAGTGA